A region from the Rhodamnia argentea isolate NSW1041297 chromosome 7, ASM2092103v1, whole genome shotgun sequence genome encodes:
- the LOC115742548 gene encoding desiccation-related protein PCC13-62-like yields the protein MHCFRFPHSIKTSHTKMRNPSFFSSFFFLLLLSHKVTCDSHCDPIEASDVDRVQFAMNLEFLEAEFFLQGSLGQGLDSFAPYLAQGGPPPVGGAKANLDPVTYRIIEEFGYQEVGHLRAIYTRIGGIRRPLLNLSAQNFEAIFDQAVGHKLQPPFNPYRSTVNYLLASYLIPYVGLVGYVGTIPRLETYNSKSLVASLLGVESGQDAVLRTLLYARADEKVVPYNMTVADFTGRLSGLRNKLAMCGLKEGIMVPKELGAENRTTSNVLSAEVDSLSYSRTPPEMLRIIYGSGSEYKPGGFYPDGGNGRIAQSFLKKD from the exons ATGCATTGCTTCCGCTTTCCACACAGTATAAAGACATCTCACACCAAAATGAGAAACCCgtcttttttctcctccttcttcttccttctgctTCTCTCTCACAAGGTCACCTGCGACTCGCATTGCGATCCCATCGAAGCCAGCGATGTCGACCGGGTGCAATTCGCCATGAACCTGGAGTTCTTGGAGGCCGAGTTCTTCCTGCAGGGCTCGCTTGGCCAAGGGCTTGACAGCTTCGCCCCGTACTTGGCCCAGGGAGGTCCGCCGCCGGTCGGGGGAGCGAAGGCCAACCTCGACCCCGTCACCTATCGCATCATCGAGGAATTCGGTTATCAAGAAGTTGGCCATCTCAG GGCTATCTACACGAGAATTGGTGGAATCCGCAGGCCTTTGCTAAATCTAAGTGCCCAGAATTTCGAAGCGATATTTGATCAAGCCGTGGGTCACAAACTGCAACCTCCATTCAATCCATATAGAAGTACTGTGAACTATCTCTTAGCATCTTATCttatcccctacgtgggactcGTAGGTTATGTGGGCACCATCCCACGTCTCGAAACCTACAATTCCAAAAGC TTGGTTGCATCGCTGTTGGGCGTTGAGTCGGGCCAGGACGCGGTGCTAAGGACGTTGCTGTACGCACGTGCGGACGAAAAGGTCGTACCCTATAACATGACCGTGGCCGATTTCACTGGCCGTCTGTCGGGGCTCAGGAACAAGCTGGCCATGTGCGGGCTGAAGGAGGGCATCATGGTCCCCAAGGAGCTGGGGGCTGAGAACCGAACCACGAGCAACGTGTTGTCGGCGGAGGTGGACTCATTGTCGTACTCGCGGACACCGCCGGAGATGCTAAGAATAATCTATGGCAGTGGCAGTGAATACAAGCCCGGTGGGTTCTATCCGGATGGAGGAAACGGGCGTATAGCTCAGAGTTTCTTGAAGAAAGATTAA
- the LOC115742495 gene encoding bifunctional protein FolD 2 isoform X2, whose protein sequence is MASSLPSDHKAKIIDGKAIAQTIRSEIASEVSHLSQKYGKVPGLAVVIVGTRKDSQSYVSMKRKACAEVGITSFDVDLPEQVSEAELIDKVHELNANPDVHGILVQLPLPKHINEEKVLSEISIEKDVDGFHPLNIGKLAMKGREPLFLPCTPKGCLELLSRSGISTKGKKAVVVGRSNIVGLPVSLLLLKADATVTVVHSHTHNPESIIREADIIIAAAGQAMMIKGSWIKPGAAVIDVGTNAVDDPSKKTGYRLVGDVHFAEASKVAGYITPVPGGVGPMTVAMLLKNTLEGAKRVIEK, encoded by the exons ATGGCTTCATCGCTTCCCTCTGATCACAAAGCTAAAATCATCGATGGAAAAGCCATTGCCCAGACCATCCGATCAGAAATTGCCTCTGAAGTTAGCCACCTATCTCAGAAGTATggcaag GTTCCTGGACTTGCTGTGGTAATAGTTGGTACCAGGAAGGATTCTCAAAGCTACGTAAGTATGAAGAGAAAGGCATGTGCTGAAGTTGGTATTACATCATTCGATGTAGATTTGCCTGAGCAAGTATCCGAGGCTGAATTGATTGACAAGGTCCACGAGTTAAATGCAAACCCTGATGTTCATG GTATACTGGTTCAGcttcctttgccaaagcatatAAATGAAGAGAAAGTCTTGAGTGAGATCAGTATCGAGAAAGATGTTGATGGCTTTCATCCTCTAAACATTGGCAAGTTGGCCATGAAAGGCAGAGAACCTTTGTTTCTTCCGTGCACACCTAAG GGATGCCTTGAACTCCTCTCACGTAGTGGAATAAGTACGAAAGGAAAGAAGGCTGTTGTGGTTGGACGAAGTAACATAGTTGGGTTACCAGTATCCTTGTTGCTTCTGAAGGCGGATGCTACTGTTACTGTAGTCCATTCGCACACTCACAACCCAGAATCTATTATTCGTGAAGCGGACATAATTATTGCTGCAGCTGGACAAGCAATGATG ATCAAGGGTAGCTGGATCAAACCGGGTGCTGCAGTCATTGATGTAGGAACTAATGCGGTTGATGATCCCAGTAAGAAAACAGGCTACAGGTTAGTAGGAGATGTGCATTTTGCAGAAGCTAGCAAGGTAGCAGGATATATAACGCCTGTTCCAGGTGGTGTGGGCCCGATGACTGTCGCAATGCTATTGAAGAATACCCTCGAGGGTGCTAAGCGTGTGATTGAGAAATGA
- the LOC115742495 gene encoding bifunctional protein FolD 2 isoform X1, producing the protein MASSLPSDHKAKIIDGKAIAQTIRSEIASEVSHLSQKYGKVSLSFLSLGGLWHGCACARLIRCSYIIWKSCSTMVPGLAVVIVGTRKDSQSYVSMKRKACAEVGITSFDVDLPEQVSEAELIDKVHELNANPDVHGILVQLPLPKHINEEKVLSEISIEKDVDGFHPLNIGKLAMKGREPLFLPCTPKGCLELLSRSGISTKGKKAVVVGRSNIVGLPVSLLLLKADATVTVVHSHTHNPESIIREADIIIAAAGQAMMIKGSWIKPGAAVIDVGTNAVDDPSKKTGYRLVGDVHFAEASKVAGYITPVPGGVGPMTVAMLLKNTLEGAKRVIEK; encoded by the exons ATGGCTTCATCGCTTCCCTCTGATCACAAAGCTAAAATCATCGATGGAAAAGCCATTGCCCAGACCATCCGATCAGAAATTGCCTCTGAAGTTAGCCACCTATCTCAGAAGTATggcaaggtctctctctcttttctctctctgggCGGGCTGTGGCATGGATGTGCGTGTGCGCGCCTAATTAGGTGCTCTTACATTATCTGGAAAAGTTGTTCCACTATG GTTCCTGGACTTGCTGTGGTAATAGTTGGTACCAGGAAGGATTCTCAAAGCTACGTAAGTATGAAGAGAAAGGCATGTGCTGAAGTTGGTATTACATCATTCGATGTAGATTTGCCTGAGCAAGTATCCGAGGCTGAATTGATTGACAAGGTCCACGAGTTAAATGCAAACCCTGATGTTCATG GTATACTGGTTCAGcttcctttgccaaagcatatAAATGAAGAGAAAGTCTTGAGTGAGATCAGTATCGAGAAAGATGTTGATGGCTTTCATCCTCTAAACATTGGCAAGTTGGCCATGAAAGGCAGAGAACCTTTGTTTCTTCCGTGCACACCTAAG GGATGCCTTGAACTCCTCTCACGTAGTGGAATAAGTACGAAAGGAAAGAAGGCTGTTGTGGTTGGACGAAGTAACATAGTTGGGTTACCAGTATCCTTGTTGCTTCTGAAGGCGGATGCTACTGTTACTGTAGTCCATTCGCACACTCACAACCCAGAATCTATTATTCGTGAAGCGGACATAATTATTGCTGCAGCTGGACAAGCAATGATG ATCAAGGGTAGCTGGATCAAACCGGGTGCTGCAGTCATTGATGTAGGAACTAATGCGGTTGATGATCCCAGTAAGAAAACAGGCTACAGGTTAGTAGGAGATGTGCATTTTGCAGAAGCTAGCAAGGTAGCAGGATATATAACGCCTGTTCCAGGTGGTGTGGGCCCGATGACTGTCGCAATGCTATTGAAGAATACCCTCGAGGGTGCTAAGCGTGTGATTGAGAAATGA
- the LOC115742497 gene encoding heavy metal-associated isoprenylated plant protein 36-like — protein MAAKGGDGMPGALKYQTWTLKVPIHCEGCSRKVKRVLHSIDGVFTISVDSQQHKVEVTGDVDSETLIKKLTKSGKQAELWPDQKEKKSSGKSKNKDNKQEKPKDSDDAGEEASKDANGVESEDDDGDDDGENDASENKETGGANKEAGAAGTGGKKKKKKKKGKKKNDGDTGDGAATGNTPGTSSGFAPPITGSVSMNPFPSIYYTPQIHGTSYNAAYPSPSTSYYYGATPTHAYSYSHPGSAYALPPPSDPIKTYVDDDHDYDDHDGGCSIV, from the exons ATGGCAGCCAAAGGAGGGGATGGCATGCCAGGAGCCTTAAAATACCAG ACATGGACGTTGAAGGTCCCAATCCACTGTGAAGGCTGCAGCAGAAAAGTCAAGAGAGTTCTTCACAGCATCGATG GTGTATTCACGATAAGCGTGGATTCGCAACAGCACAAGGTCGAGGTGACAGGCGATGTCGATTCCGAGACGCTGATCAAGAAGCTGACCAAATCAGGGAAACAGGCTGAGCTCTGGCCCGATCAGAAGGAGAAAAAATCCTccggcaagtccaagaacaagGACAACAAGCAAGAAAAGCCCAAAGATTCTGATGACGCCGGTGAAGAGGCTTCCAAAGATGCAAATGGAGTTGAAAGTGAGGATGACGATGGCGACGACGATGGAGAGAACGATGCGTCGGAAAACAAGGAGACGGGCGGTGCGAACAAGGAGGCTGGAGCTGCCGGAACCGgcggcaagaagaagaagaaaaagaagaaagggaaaaagaagaacgatGGCGACACGGGCGATGGGGCAGCCACGGGCAACACTCCAGGGACGAGCTCAGGATTCGCTCCACCGATTACAGGCTCGGTGAGCATGAACCCCTTCCCGTCGATCTACTATACGCCGCAGATCCATGGGACGAGCTACAATGCGGCCTACCCTAGCCCTAGCACCTCGTACTACTATGGCGCCACTCCAACGCATGCGTATTCGTACTCTCATCCCGGGTCGGCGTACGCTCTCCCTCCACCGTCTGATCCGATCAAAACCTACGTCGACGACGATCACGATTACGACGACCACGACGGCGGATGCTCAATCGTGTGA
- the LOC115742498 gene encoding dephospho-CoA kinase — MRIVGLTGGIASGKSTVSNHFKAHGVPVVDADIVARDVLKKGTGGWKKVVAAFGEEILQADGEVDRPKLGQIVFCDPGKRQVLNRLLAPYISSGIFREILKLWLKGHKVIVLDIPLLFEANMDKWTKPIVVVWVDPATQLRRLMARDRTNEEDARNRINAQMPLDLKRSKADIVIDNTGSLEDLNAQFQKVLFQVMKPLTWTEFALSRQGALLALLSITVGVLAFRKASL; from the exons ATGAGGATAGTCGGTCTGACTGGTGGAATTGCATCAGGGAAGAGTACAGTCTCCAACCATTTCAAGGCCCATGGTGTCCCTGTTGTTGATGCCGACATCGTTGCTCGT GATGTATTAAAGAAAGGGACTGGTGGATGGAAAAAAGTTGTTGCTGCATTTGGGGAGGAGATTCTACAAGCTGATGGAGAAGTTGATAGGCCAAAGTTGGGccaaattgtcttttgtgatcCTGGAAAGCGTCAAGTTTTGAATAG GCTGCTGGCTCCTTACATATCATCCGGCATCTtccgagaaattttgaaactttggTTGAAAGGACATAAGGTTATTGTCCTTGACATCCCTTTATTGTTTGAGGCAAATATGGATAAGTGGACAAAGCCCATTGTTGTTGTCTGGGTCGATCCAGCAACTCAGCTTCGACGGCTTATGGCAAGAGACAGAACAAACGAGGAAGATGCTAGGAACAGGATAAATGCTCAGATGCCGTTGGATTTGAAAAGGTCTAAGGCAGACATAGTAATTGACAACACTGGATCCTTAGAGGACTTAAATGCGCAGTTCCAGAAGGTATTGTTCCAAGTCATGAAGCCCTTGACATGGACAGAATTTGCACTTTCTAGACAAGGAGCTTTGTTGGCCCTTCTCTCGATCACCGTCGGTGTTCTGGCATTCAGAAAAGCATCCTTGTAA
- the LOC115742499 gene encoding glutathione S-transferase F13, translating into MGVKLYGHPMSSCTVRVMACLYEKGVEFELVPVNMFAGEQKAPDFLAKNPFGKVPVLEDGDLTIFESRAITEYISKKYNAPGTDDLLRSGSPEESIAVRVWVEVESHNFQPVMSPIIYQHFVAPLQGKAPDQALIEEQLAKLAGVLDVYEARLAKAKFLAGDFFSLADLHHFPYMFYFMKTPWAAEAVAGRARVKAWWEEMAGRAAFKKVAEGMKFGEDKK; encoded by the exons ATGGGAGTGAAGCTGTACGGGCACCCGATGTCGTCGTGCACGGTGAGGGTGATGGCGTGCCTCTACGAGAAAGGGGTCGAGTTCGAGCTCGTCCCGGTCAACATGTTCGCCGGCGAGCAGAAGGCGCCGGATTTCCTCGCCAAGAAT CCTTTCGGGAAGGTTCCGGTCCTGGAAGATGGCGATCTCACCATTTTCG AATCGAGAGCGATCACGGAGTACATATCCAAGAAGTACAACGCCCCCGGCACCGATGACCTCCTCCGCTCCGGCAGCCCCGAAGAGTCCATCGCCGTCCGCGTGTGGGTCGAGGTCGAGTCCCACAACTTCCAGCCAGTGATGTCGCCGATCATATACCAGCACTTCGTGGCCCCGCTCCAGGGCAAGGCGCCGGACCAGGCCCTCATCGAAGAACAACTCGCGAAGCTCGCCGGGGTTCTCGACGTGTACGAGGCGAGGCTGGCCAAGGCCAAGTTCCTCGCCGGCGACTTCTTCTCCCTCGCCGACCTGCACCACTTCCCCTACATGTTCTACTTCATGAAGACGCCATGGGCGGCGGAGGCGGTGGCCGGCCGTGCCCGCGTGAAGGCGTGGTGGGAGGAAATGGCCGGGCGGGCGGCTTTCAAGAAGGTGGCCGAGGGCATGAAGTTCGGCGAGGATAAGAAGTGA
- the LOC115742494 gene encoding autophagy-related protein 18a-like, whose product MATLSAISSPPWPNPRSAPNSDDFLPQSDPSDLSQTIDSLSLIPDDDPHDQNPSSDPVSAPANPGPSPAAPPGPPPRLLHLSFNQDQTCFAAGTSHGFRIYNCEPFREIFRRDFGVGSGSGGIGVVEMLFRCNILALVGGGPAPQYARTKVMIWDDHQSRCIGDLTFRAEVRSVRLRRDRIVVVLEQTVFVYNFADMKLLHQIETIANPKGLCVVSQTAGSLVLVCPGLQKGQVRIEHYASKRTKFIMAHDSRIACFALSQDGKFLATASTKGTLIRVFNAGDGTLLQEVRRGADRAEIHSLAFSSTAQWLAVSSDKGTVHVFGLKVNLGSTGNDASGSASESSSAVTLPNSSLSFIRGVLPKYFSSEWSVAQYHLREGSPHIVAFGHEKNTVVILGIDGSFYRCQFDQATGGEMTQLEYHNFLESQAS is encoded by the exons ATGGCCACTCTCTCCGCCATCTCCTCCCCTCCGTGGCCGAACCCTCGGTCGGCCCCCAATTCCGATGACTTCCTCCCCCAATCCGACCCCTCCGACCTCTCCCAAACCATAGATTCCCTCTCTCTGATCCCCGACGACGACCCCCACGACCAAAACCCTAGCTCCGACCCCGTCTCCGCACCAGCTAATCCCGGCCCCTCTCCGGCCGCCCCGCCCGGCCCTCCTCCCAGGCTCCTCCACCTCTCCTTCAACCAGGACCAAACCTGCTTCGCCGCCGGGACCAGCCACGGCTTCCGGATCTACAACTGCGAGCCGTTCCGCGAGATCTTCCGCCGCGACTTCGGTGTGGGCTCCGGGAGCGGCGGTATCGGAGTGGTGGAGATGCTCTTCCGCTGCAACATCCTCGCCCTCGTCGGCGGCGGGCCGGCCCCTCAGTACGCGCGCACCAAGGTCATGATCTGGGACGACCACCAGTCGCGGTGCATAGGTGACCTCACGTTCCGGGCTGAGGTGCGGTCGGTGCGGCTGCGGCGGGACCGGATAGTGGTGGTCCTGGAGCAGACAGTGTTCGTGTACAACTTCGCGGACATGAAGCTATTGCACCAGATTGAGACGATTGCCAACCCCAAGGGGCTTTGCGTCGTGTCACAGACCGCAGGGTCGCTTGTGCTGGTCTGCCCAGGGCTCCAGAAGGGGCAGGTGAGGATTGAGCATTACGCCTCAAAGAGGACCAAATTCATCATGGCGCACGATTCACGGATCGCATGCTTCGCTCTCTCCCAGGACGGCAAGTTCCTGGCTACGGCAAGCACGAAAGGGACTCTCATTAGGGTCTTTAATGCGGGTGATGGTACTCTGTTGCAGGAG GTGAGAAGAGGTGCAGATAGAGCGGAAATCCATAGCTTGGCTTTCTCATCAACTGCACAGTGGCTAGCAGTTTCAAGTGACAAGGGTACTGTCCATGTTTTTGGCCTTAAAGTCAACTTAGGATCCACAGGCAATGATGCTTCTGGAAGCGCATCCGAATCTAGTTCTGCTGTTACATTACCAAATTCATCTCTCTCGTTTATTAGAG GAGTTTTGCCTAAATATTTTAGCTCAGAGTGGTCTGTGGCTCAGTATCACTTGCGTGAAGGGTCTCCACATATTGTTGCTTTCGGTCATGAGAAGAACACGGTTGTCATTCTTGGAATTGATGGAAG CTTTTAtcgatgtcaattcgatcaagcAACTGGTGGAGAGATGACCCAGTTGGAGTACCACAACTTTCTGGAATCCCAAGCCTCGTGA